The following are encoded together in the Nocardioides thalensis genome:
- a CDS encoding ABC transporter ATP-binding protein, translated as MSMESIAWSQVYRGMHAPDERRAFSGPTARRILRFARPHRRQLVGFVVLSIVTSGLAVATPVLAGEVVNAIVASDQRAVVTRLALAIAGLAVLDAALGLLGRWLSSRIGEGLILDLRTAVFDHVQRMPVAFFSRTRTGALVSRLNNDVIGAQRAFSQTLSGVVGNLVTLVLTLVVMLGISWQVTLLALVLLPVFVVPARRMGRRLAGIQREAADHNAAMGNQMTERFSAPGATLVKLFGRPEEESVQFAARAERVAEIGVRIAMVQTTFVTALTLVSALAVAVVYGLGGSLALQGTLDAGDVVALSLLLTRLYAPLTALASARVEVMSALVSFERVFEVLDLEPLIADRPDARPLPDGPVSVEFDDVRFAYPSADKVSLASLEAVATLDTRGGEEVLHGISLRAEPGQIVALVGSSGAGKSTIAQLVSRLYDVDAGAVRLAGVDVRDLTAASIRGAVGMVTQDGHLFHDTIRGNLLLARPEATEDDLWEALARARLADLVSSLPDGLDTVVGERGYRLSGGERQRLTIARLLLKQPRVVILDEATASLDSTSEAAVQAALAEALAGRTALVIAHRLSTVRAADLIVVVEDGRIVERGTHSALLAAGGRYEELYRTQFAEDAPAPA; from the coding sequence ATGAGCATGGAGTCGATCGCCTGGAGCCAGGTCTACCGCGGGATGCACGCGCCTGACGAGCGACGGGCGTTCAGCGGCCCGACCGCGCGGCGGATCCTGCGCTTCGCGCGCCCGCACCGGCGCCAGCTCGTCGGGTTCGTCGTGCTGAGCATCGTCACCTCGGGCCTCGCGGTCGCCACCCCGGTCCTGGCCGGCGAGGTCGTCAACGCCATCGTCGCGAGCGACCAGCGGGCCGTCGTGACCCGGCTGGCCCTCGCGATCGCTGGCCTCGCGGTGCTCGACGCGGCGCTCGGTCTGCTTGGCCGCTGGCTGTCCTCACGGATCGGCGAGGGCCTGATCCTCGATCTGCGCACGGCGGTCTTCGACCACGTGCAGCGGATGCCGGTGGCGTTCTTCAGCCGGACCCGCACCGGTGCGCTGGTGAGCCGGCTCAACAACGATGTGATCGGTGCCCAGCGCGCGTTCAGCCAGACCCTCTCCGGCGTGGTCGGCAACCTGGTGACCCTGGTGCTCACGCTGGTGGTGATGCTCGGCATCTCCTGGCAGGTGACGTTGCTCGCGCTCGTGCTGCTGCCGGTCTTCGTGGTGCCCGCGCGGCGGATGGGCCGCCGGCTGGCGGGCATCCAGCGCGAGGCCGCCGACCACAACGCGGCGATGGGCAACCAGATGACCGAGCGGTTCTCGGCGCCCGGCGCCACCCTGGTCAAGCTGTTCGGCCGTCCGGAGGAGGAGTCGGTCCAGTTCGCCGCCCGGGCGGAGCGAGTGGCCGAGATCGGCGTCCGGATCGCGATGGTGCAGACGACGTTCGTCACTGCGTTGACGCTGGTCTCCGCGCTCGCGGTCGCGGTCGTCTACGGCCTCGGCGGCAGCCTCGCCCTTCAGGGCACGCTCGACGCCGGCGACGTCGTCGCCCTCTCGTTGCTGCTGACGCGGCTCTACGCACCGCTGACCGCCCTGGCCAGTGCCCGGGTCGAGGTGATGAGCGCGCTCGTGAGCTTCGAGCGGGTCTTCGAGGTGCTCGACCTCGAGCCGCTGATCGCCGACCGACCGGACGCCCGGCCGCTGCCCGACGGGCCGGTGTCGGTCGAGTTCGACGACGTCCGGTTCGCCTACCCGTCGGCCGACAAGGTCTCGCTCGCATCGCTGGAGGCGGTGGCCACCCTCGACACCCGTGGCGGCGAGGAGGTGCTCCACGGCATCTCGCTGCGCGCCGAGCCGGGACAGATCGTCGCCCTGGTCGGCTCCTCGGGAGCGGGCAAGTCGACCATCGCGCAGCTGGTGTCGCGGCTCTACGACGTCGACGCCGGCGCTGTCCGCCTGGCCGGCGTGGACGTGCGCGACCTGACCGCCGCGTCGATCCGCGGCGCGGTCGGGATGGTCACCCAGGACGGGCACCTCTTCCACGACACGATCCGCGGCAACCTGCTGCTCGCGCGGCCCGAGGCGACCGAGGACGACCTGTGGGAGGCGTTGGCGCGCGCCCGGCTCGCCGACCTGGTGTCCTCGCTGCCCGACGGACTCGACACCGTGGTCGGTGAGCGCGGCTACCGGCTGTCCGGCGGCGAGCGGCAGCGGCTCACGATCGCGCGGCTGCTGCTGAAGCAGCCGCGGGTGGTGATCCTCGACGAGGCGACGGCCTCGCTGGACTCGACGTCCGAGGCGGCGGTGCAGGCGGCGCTCGCGGAGGCGCTCGCCGGCCGTACGGCGCTGGTGATCGCGCACCGGCTCTCGACCGTCCGCGCGGCCGACCTCATCGTGGTGGTCGAGGACGGCCGGATCGTCGAGCGCGGCACCCACAGCGCCCTGCTCGCAGCGGGCGGCCGCTACGAGGAGCTCTACCGCACCCAGTTCGCCGAGGACGCCCCCGCGCCCGCCTGA
- a CDS encoding TRAM domain-containing protein — translation MTPRSRRPVRQRKPRGRSLVGQRYDVVVGAVAHGGHCVARVPVDPSLVEEAGHGRHETRVVFVRHALPGERVTVEITEGTEGDRFWRGDAVAVLEPSPDRVTAPCPFAGPGLCGGCDFQHVALPAQRRLKADVVREQLRRLAGLDVDVEVEAVPGDDEGLRWRTRQRYVSLPGGARGMRKHHSHEVIEVDECLLEAPTGPVTAVHDVQFDVADGGFWQVHPGAATALVDAVLEALAPQPGESALDLYAGVGLFSRFLRDAVGPDARVVAVEGHAGAVRLARRNVPGVVTSAGDVGDVLRTQYDEPFDLVVLDPPRAGAKRAVVEQVVDRRPRAVAYVACDPAALARDVAIFAEHGYRLTGLRAFDLFPMTHHVECVARLEPGHA, via the coding sequence GTGACGCCTCGCTCACGACGCCCGGTCCGGCAGCGGAAGCCGCGCGGCCGCTCGCTGGTCGGGCAGCGGTACGACGTGGTGGTCGGCGCGGTCGCCCACGGCGGCCACTGCGTCGCCCGCGTCCCCGTGGATCCCTCGCTGGTCGAGGAGGCCGGCCACGGCCGTCACGAGACCCGCGTCGTGTTCGTGCGGCACGCGCTGCCGGGCGAGCGCGTGACCGTCGAGATCACCGAGGGCACCGAGGGCGACCGGTTCTGGCGGGGCGACGCGGTCGCGGTCCTCGAGCCGTCCCCGGACCGCGTGACCGCGCCGTGCCCCTTCGCCGGCCCGGGCCTCTGCGGCGGGTGCGACTTCCAGCACGTGGCGCTGCCCGCCCAACGGCGGCTGAAGGCCGACGTCGTGCGCGAGCAGCTGCGCCGCCTGGCCGGCCTGGACGTCGACGTCGAGGTCGAGGCGGTGCCGGGTGACGACGAGGGTCTGCGTTGGCGGACGCGGCAGCGCTACGTGTCTCTCCCCGGCGGGGCCCGCGGCATGCGCAAGCACCACTCGCACGAGGTGATCGAGGTCGACGAGTGCCTGCTCGAGGCGCCGACCGGACCGGTGACCGCGGTGCACGACGTGCAGTTCGACGTCGCCGACGGCGGCTTCTGGCAGGTGCACCCCGGCGCGGCCACCGCCCTCGTCGATGCGGTGCTCGAGGCGCTCGCTCCGCAGCCGGGGGAGTCGGCGCTCGACCTCTACGCGGGGGTCGGTCTCTTCTCCCGCTTCCTGCGGGACGCCGTCGGCCCCGACGCCAGGGTGGTCGCGGTCGAGGGGCACGCGGGCGCCGTACGACTGGCGAGGCGGAACGTGCCCGGCGTCGTGACGAGTGCCGGAGACGTCGGCGACGTGCTGCGGACGCAGTACGACGAGCCGTTCGACCTCGTCGTGCTCGACCCGCCGCGGGCCGGCGCGAAGCGCGCGGTGGTGGAGCAGGTCGTCGACCGCCGGCCGCGCGCGGTCGCGTACGTCGCCTGCGACCCGGCCGCCCTGGCGCGCGACGTCGCGATCTTCGCCGAGCACGGCTACCGGCTCACCGGCCTGCGCGCGTTCGACCTCTTCCCGATGACGCACCACGTCGAGTGCGTGGCCCGGCTGGAGCCGGGCCACGCCTAG
- a CDS encoding dihydrofolate reductase family protein: MRTLIYTAFISLDGVVQAPGPDPDYPNGGWTFQDIDFVPEVYELKGREQEEAAALMLGRRSYEMFAPVWPSMTEEFPKYNAMPKYVVSTTLKDDELVDNWGDITILRSIDDVAALKETDGGPISVHASSVLAGNLQEAGLIDRYHFLVFPVVLGSGQRPWSDAAMPKQRLDLVESESYANGVQKLCYEVVR, encoded by the coding sequence ATGCGCACCCTGATCTACACGGCCTTCATCTCCCTCGACGGCGTCGTCCAGGCTCCCGGCCCGGACCCCGACTACCCCAACGGCGGCTGGACCTTCCAGGACATCGACTTCGTCCCGGAGGTCTACGAGCTCAAGGGCCGCGAGCAGGAGGAGGCCGCCGCGCTGATGCTCGGCCGCCGCAGCTACGAGATGTTCGCGCCGGTGTGGCCGTCGATGACCGAGGAGTTCCCGAAGTACAACGCGATGCCGAAGTACGTCGTGTCGACCACGCTCAAGGACGACGAGCTCGTCGACAACTGGGGCGACATCACCATCCTCCGCTCGATCGACGACGTCGCCGCGCTGAAGGAGACCGACGGCGGCCCGATCTCGGTGCACGCGAGCTCGGTCCTCGCGGGCAACCTGCAGGAGGCCGGCCTCATCGACCGCTACCACTTCCTCGTCTTCCCGGTCGTGCTCGGCAGCGGCCAGCGGCCGTGGAGCGACGCGGCGATGCCGAAGCAGCGGCTCGACCTCGTCGAGAGCGAGTCCTACGCCAACGGCGTGCAGAAGCTCTGCTACGAGGTCGTCCGCTGA